From one Streptomyces spiramyceticus genomic stretch:
- the fabI gene encoding enoyl-ACP reductase FabI produces the protein MSGILDGKRILVTGVLMESSIAFHTAKVAQEQGAEVILTAFPRPTLTERIAKKLPKPAKVIELDVTNTEHLDRLEGLVREELGGLDGVVHSIGFAPQDALGGNFLNTPFESVATAMHVSAFSLKSLTMACRPLMGSGSSVVGLTFDAQYAWPQYDWMGPAKAALEATSRYLARDLGKDNIRCNLISAGPIGSMAAKSIPGFAELAGVWDDRSPLKWDMSDPEPAGRGVVALLSDWFPMTTGEIIHVDGGLHAIGA, from the coding sequence ATGAGTGGAATTCTTGACGGCAAGCGCATCCTCGTCACGGGTGTGCTGATGGAGTCCTCCATCGCCTTCCACACCGCCAAGGTGGCCCAGGAGCAGGGTGCCGAAGTCATCCTGACCGCCTTCCCCCGGCCCACGCTCACCGAGCGCATCGCGAAGAAGCTGCCGAAGCCCGCGAAGGTCATCGAGCTGGACGTGACCAACACCGAGCACCTGGACCGGCTCGAAGGCCTGGTCCGCGAGGAGCTCGGCGGCCTCGACGGCGTCGTCCACTCCATCGGCTTCGCCCCGCAGGACGCGCTCGGCGGCAACTTCCTCAACACGCCCTTCGAATCCGTCGCCACGGCGATGCACGTCTCGGCGTTCTCGCTGAAGTCGCTCACCATGGCGTGCCGCCCGCTGATGGGCAGCGGCAGCTCGGTCGTCGGCCTCACCTTCGACGCCCAGTACGCCTGGCCGCAGTACGACTGGATGGGCCCGGCCAAGGCCGCGCTGGAGGCCACCTCCCGCTACCTCGCCCGTGACCTGGGCAAGGACAACATCCGCTGCAACCTGATCTCGGCCGGACCGATCGGCTCCATGGCCGCCAAGTCCATCCCCGGCTTCGCGGAGCTGGCGGGCGTCTGGGACGACCGCTCCCCGCTGAAGTGGGACATGTCCGACCCGGAGCCGGCCGGCCGCGGCGTCGTCGCGCTGCTCTCCGACTGGTTCCCGATGACGACGGGCGAGATCATCCACGTCGACGGCGGGCTGCACGCCATCGGCGCGTAG
- the fabG gene encoding 3-oxoacyl-[acyl-carrier-protein] reductase, whose translation MSRSVLVTGGNRGIGLAIARAFAEAGDKVAITYRSGEPPAALTDLGCLAVKCDITDAEQVEQAYKEIEEKHGNVEVLVANAGVTKDQLLMRMSEEDFTSVLDTNLTGTFRVVKRANRGMLRAKKGRVVLISSVVGLLGSAGQANYAASKAGLVGFARSLARELGSRNITFNVVAPGFVDTDMTQALSDEQRKGIVAQVPLGRYAQPDEIAATVRFLASDDASYITGAVIPVDGGLGMGH comes from the coding sequence TTGAGCCGCTCGGTTCTCGTCACCGGAGGAAACCGGGGCATCGGCCTCGCCATCGCCCGCGCTTTCGCCGAGGCAGGCGACAAGGTCGCGATCACTTACCGTTCCGGCGAGCCGCCGGCAGCTCTCACCGACTTGGGCTGCCTGGCCGTCAAGTGCGACATCACCGACGCCGAGCAGGTGGAGCAGGCCTACAAGGAGATCGAGGAGAAGCACGGCAACGTGGAGGTGCTGGTGGCCAACGCCGGCGTCACCAAGGACCAGCTCCTCATGCGCATGTCGGAAGAGGACTTCACGTCCGTACTCGACACCAACCTCACCGGCACCTTCAGGGTCGTCAAGCGTGCCAACCGCGGCATGCTGCGCGCCAAGAAGGGCCGGGTCGTGCTGATCTCCTCGGTCGTCGGGCTCCTCGGCTCGGCGGGGCAGGCGAACTACGCCGCCTCCAAGGCCGGTCTGGTCGGCTTCGCGCGTTCGCTCGCCCGTGAGCTGGGCTCGCGCAACATCACCTTCAACGTCGTCGCGCCCGGGTTTGTCGACACCGACATGACCCAGGCGCTCTCGGACGAGCAGCGCAAGGGCATCGTTGCCCAGGTGCCGCTCGGCCGTTACGCGCAGCCGGACGAGATCGCCGCGACGGTGCGGTTCCTCGCCTCCGACGACGCGTCGTACATCACTGGAGCCGTCATCCCGGTTGACGGCGGATTGGGCATGGGTCACTGA
- a CDS encoding TldD/PmbA family protein, with amino-acid sequence MPHSIDEAFTALPLRALADAALARARALGADHADFRFERVRSATWRLRDAKPSGTSDTTDLGYAVRVVHGGSWGFASGVDLTMDAAARVAGQAIAMAKLSAKVIKAAESDERVELADEPVHADRTWVSAYDINPFDVPDEEKSGLLTDWSARLLAAEGVAHVDASLMTVQENKFYADTAGTVTTQQRVRLHPQLTAVAVDDKSGEFDSMRTIAPPVGRGWEYLTGTGWDWESELERIPSLLAEKMRAPSVEAGTYDLVVDPSNLWLTIHESIGHATELDRALGYEAAYAGTSFATFDQLGKLAYGSPIMNVTGDRTAEHGLATVGYDDEGVEAQSWDLIKDGTLTGYQLDRRIAKLTGLGRSNGCAYADSPGHVPVQRMANVSLQPDPGGLSTDDLIGGVERGIYVVGDRSWSIDMQRYNFQFTGQRFFRIENGRLAGQLRDVAYQATTTDFWGSMEKVGGPQTYVLGGAFNCGKAQPGQVAAVSHGCPSALFRGVNILNTTQEAGR; translated from the coding sequence GTGCCTCATTCCATCGACGAAGCGTTCACGGCGCTGCCGTTGCGCGCGCTCGCCGACGCGGCGCTCGCGCGTGCTCGCGCGCTCGGCGCCGATCATGCCGATTTCCGCTTCGAGCGGGTGCGCAGCGCGACCTGGCGGCTGCGCGATGCCAAGCCATCGGGTACGTCCGACACCACGGACCTGGGGTATGCGGTACGGGTGGTGCACGGGGGTAGTTGGGGCTTCGCTTCCGGCGTCGACCTGACCATGGACGCGGCCGCCCGGGTCGCGGGCCAGGCCATTGCGATGGCGAAGCTGTCGGCGAAGGTGATCAAGGCGGCGGAATCGGACGAGCGTGTGGAGCTGGCCGACGAGCCGGTGCATGCCGACCGGACGTGGGTCTCGGCGTACGACATCAATCCGTTCGATGTACCGGACGAGGAGAAGTCGGGGCTGCTCACCGACTGGAGCGCGCGGCTGCTGGCGGCCGAGGGGGTCGCCCATGTGGACGCCTCGCTGATGACCGTGCAGGAGAACAAGTTCTACGCGGACACCGCCGGCACCGTCACCACCCAGCAGCGGGTGCGGCTGCATCCGCAGCTCACCGCGGTCGCCGTGGACGACAAGAGCGGCGAGTTCGACTCGATGCGGACCATCGCGCCGCCGGTCGGGCGCGGCTGGGAGTACCTGACGGGGACCGGCTGGGACTGGGAGTCCGAGCTGGAGCGGATTCCCTCGCTGCTCGCCGAGAAGATGCGCGCGCCGAGCGTGGAGGCCGGGACGTACGACCTGGTGGTCGACCCGTCGAATCTGTGGCTGACCATCCACGAGTCGATCGGCCACGCGACCGAGCTGGACCGGGCGCTGGGCTACGAGGCGGCGTACGCGGGGACTTCCTTCGCCACCTTCGATCAGCTCGGGAAGCTGGCGTACGGCTCCCCGATCATGAATGTGACGGGTGACAGGACCGCCGAGCACGGGCTCGCGACGGTCGGGTACGACGACGAGGGTGTCGAGGCGCAGTCCTGGGATCTGATCAAGGACGGGACGCTCACCGGCTACCAGCTGGACCGGCGCATCGCGAAGCTGACGGGCCTGGGGCGGTCGAACGGCTGCGCCTACGCCGACTCCCCCGGCCATGTGCCCGTACAGCGCATGGCGAATGTCTCGCTCCAGCCGGATCCGGGCGGGCTTTCGACCGATGATCTGATCGGGGGTGTGGAGCGCGGGATCTACGTCGTCGGTGACCGGTCCTGGTCGATCGACATGCAGCGGTACAACTTCCAGTTCACCGGGCAGCGCTTCTTCCGGATCGAGAACGGGCGGCTGGCCGGGCAGCTGCGCGATGTCGCCTACCAGGCGACGACGACGGACTTCTGGGGCTCGATGGAGAAGGTCGGCGGCCCGCAGACGTACGTGCTGGGCGGCGCCTTCAACTGCGGCAAGGCCCAGCCGGGCCAGGTGGCGGCGGTCTCCCACGGCTGCCCGTCGGCCCTGTTCCGGGGCGTGAACATCCTCAATACGACGCAGGAGGCCGGTCGATGA